The window gAACCAATTCCTTCCGACCATCCGCAGTATCTCTCTCTTTCGAGTGCGATCCAACCATGCGGCATTTCCAACCGGAGTAGCATTTCCCAAGCGCATCCCAGACTGGGCAAAGGCCATCGAACGTCGTGAGATCCTCCCGCTTGTGTTCCTTCAAGTAGGTGCGCAGGTTATGCTCGAGTCGGCAGGTATCGCCAAATCTGCATTCGCCTGGCGAGAATTCGGGTGCGAACGTCCTCGAAGCACAAAGACCTTTTGCGTCCTCGGACCGGCCGAAACTCCGATTCGTGTTCTGGCCTTTGggtttgttctttttctttcctttctttccatcctcGCGGTCTACATGCGACGAAGCTTCTGCTGCATCGTCGGCACCAGTGGGGTCTTCGGCTGGTTGAGGTTTGGGTGCCGAGGGAATGAGGTATCTAGGCTTTGTGAGTAACAGTTCACATTTCTGGAAGGTCGAATTAACGTACTCCTTTTTGATAGGTGCAATGCCTCGTTCGCGCAGACTGCGAGTATCCTCCTTCACCTCTTTGTCGTCTAGCCGCGCCTTTTTGGAGGGGGGCTCCTCGACACCGGAGTTGCCGTTGACAGCGTCGTGCTTGAGGGTATCTGCGGGCGCAGCATTGTCGCCCGGTGGGGGCTGCACCGGCGCAACTTCGGAGACCATGACTAGTAGAACTGTCCGTTGACGGCTGAAATACAGTCGTCGGAACTGTAGAGGTGCGTAGGCGCGGTGAAGAAAACGGCCGTTGGTTATCGCAAAAATTGAAGATGTGGAGAGTTGTTTGTATTGTTTGCATCGGAACTATACCGAATACTGATTCTTCTACCATCACCTCGTTTTCCTGCTACCTGCTATTCTGTCTCTATCTCCAATTCCCAGATGGAAAAAGACTCTCTACTCCCGAGACAGAAACACTGCCCGCCTTGTCCTCCAATGAcaccctcttcacctccttgCCATAAACCACCAACATAGCCGGCACTCCCAGCGCCCCATGGGAAACAGTCACTTCACCCTTCTCCCGATCAGTGCGCATCTCAATAGAGACACCTTCATTGCTCGTCTGCTCCCCACCAAAATACTCAAACGTAGACTCCTCGAAATCCCAGCTGGGGAACACCTCAATAACCACATGCGGCTGCCAATGCTTCACCCACTTGGCATTTCCCTGGTAAATATCCCCGCGCGGCACAATGGCGCCTTCGCGGACATACACAGGAATAGACTCCAGACTGTGCTGGACACTCACCGTGCTGCCACCCTCATAAACGGCCGTCTTGTTCCAATACTCGAGGAACCGCGTTCCGCGCGGGAAGTAGACGTCCCGCTGGCCGCCAGCTGAGATGATAGGCGCAACCAGGAAGGACGGGCCGAAGGCGTACGAATCGGTCGCGTTGCGAACAGCCAGGCTATCATCCGAGGGATATTCCAGGAACAACGCCCGGATAACCGGGATGCCTGTCTGGGTTGCTTCCCAGGTACACGATTTGATATAGGGAATGAGCGACGTGTGGAAGTTGGCTGTCTGCTTGAGGATGGACACCAGTCGCGAGGAGTAGTCGTACCAGGGGGTGTGGCCCGTGCCAATCATGATCTCGTACACAGGCGAGAAAGTGCTAAAGTGCATCCACCGTGCCCACAGCTCCTCAGTAGGCTCGTTACCCTCGCGCACGTAGCCGCCAGTGTCAGAGCCCCATTGTGAGAAGGCGATTAGGCCCGCGCGGATGCCGGAGGCGACTGTGTAGGCCAGTCCTTGGAAGTTGGAGTGCGAATCGCCGTTCCAGACTGCCGTTCGGGCACGGGAGCGGTCGAATGCTGAGCGAGCGAAGTTGTAGAAGTTGGAGGTGCCCCAAGTGCGCTTCATGTTGGTGTGGGCTAGGTCCTCGAAGAGCGGCTGTTGAATGTTTTGTTCGAAGACTGTGATTCTGATGAGATTGGAGGATTTTGGGGTTGTATGTCAAGGAATCACTTACACGGCAtttctccctcctcgccgcggTCGATCTTATATCCTTTCACACCCAGCTCGGTAAAGGCGGAGAGACGGTCGAGGAAGTAATTATACGCATTCGGAATGGACAGGTTCAGGGCTGGCCCTTCAAAGGTCTCTGCAGTATAACCCGGGAACAGCCAGTCGTGTTTCATAGATGCGTTGTATATTTCCGTATTGAGGAAGGCTCTGTTGGCAGCCCAAACCTAGAACGGACCACATCAGTCTCATCATATTCTGGCCTCTGCGATATGCTAACCCACCTGAAAATCATATCCCCACGCGGTCAAATTGGCAATGAACTCTTTAGGAGTCGGATAGAACTTGGGGTCGAAGTCGAAATTGCCCCAGGACATATTTCCCGTCCCATACGGCCCTATAGTAAAACTTCATCAGCATCTCGCCCACACGTACCAGCTGCGGCCTAGATATAGATAAACACTCACGATCCGCAAAAAACGAAGTCGCCCGAATGCGATTATAGTAGAGATGATTGACCACATCATAATAATTCTCCTGCGCATTATGCACGCCGCGATGAAAGTCCTCCTCGAAATTATCCGACCAAAAGGTCGGCCCAAACCCGGCGTCGGGTGGCATTTCAATTCTCGCCGAGAGGGCCGTATACTCCTTGATGACAGACTTGAAGTCACCCCTCGCGGCAGGCATGATAATATAGTAGACCAAGTTGGTGGTATTAAACACGAACTGGGCCTGGCCCGGAACTGAGAAGTCGAAGGAGCCCATGCGGTTAGTGTCGGCGTAGACGCCGTACCCGGCTGATGTGAGGAAGAAAGGC of the Penicillium psychrofluorescens genome assembly, chromosome: 1 genome contains:
- a CDS encoding uncharacterized protein (ID:PFLUO_001038-T1.cds;~source:funannotate), with the protein product MGLLSTLLVAVSCANLGATSSIHKPFSLQFHDNGVTVHNSAVLAGPSNTSTVPISASESGTIAHSGGHIQWQHLTPQVVKVTVNSTSSFTGARFTTAPSDLFYGVWEYPWSEQITNNGVEFQLLGVGNEVGINWSNARAPFFLTSAGYGVYADTNRMGSFDFSVPGQAQFVFNTTNLVYYIIMPAARGDFKSVIKEYTALSARIEMPPDAGFGPTFWSDNFEEDFHRGVHNAQENYYDVVNHLYYNRIRATSFFADRPYGTGNMSWGNFDFDPKFYPTPKEFIANLTAWGYDFQVWAANRAFLNTEIYNASMKHDWLFPGYTAETFEGPALNLSIPNAYNYFLDRLSAFTELGVKGYKIDRGEEGEMPFFEQNIQQPLFEDLAHTNMKRTWGTSNFYNFARSAFDRSRARTAVWNGDSHSNFQGLAYTVASGIRAGLIAFSQWGSDTGGYVREGNEPTEELWARWMHFSTFSPVYEIMIGTGHTPWYDYSSRLVSILKQTANFHTSLIPYIKSCTWEATQTGIPVIRALFLEYPSDDSLAVRNATDSYAFGPSFLVAPIISAGGQRDVYFPRGTRFLEYWNKTAVYEGGSTVSVQHSLESIPVYVREGAIVPRGDIYQGNAKWVKHWQPHVVIEVFPSWDFEESTFEYFGGEQTSNEGVSIEMRTDREKGEVTVSHGALGVPAMLVVYGKEVKRVSLEDKAGSVSVSGFRRLYFSRQRTVLLVMVSEVAPVQPPPGDNAAPADTLKHDAVNGNSGVEEPPSKKARLDDKEVKEDTRSLRERGIAPIKKEYLIPSAPKPQPAEDPTGADDAAEASSHVDREDGKKGKKKNKPKGQNTNRSFGRSEDAKGLCASRTFAPEFSPGECRFGDTCRLEHNLRTYLKEHKREDLTTFDGLCPVWDALGKCYSGWKCRMVGSHSKERDTADGRKELVLVEDEARKATAVPRVPYATADGLVNIVSYDDKLALARKREKTPRADAYNNFLNETSRELEKQLHSRPQAESEGAEQAEAKEEKEELRAQYTEPPFLPSEKRRIYFGPETPVLAPLTTQGNMPFRRLCGDLGAQFTYSEMAMSMPLIQGSKSEWTLLKAHDSEMLPPSVTPGDNIVQDYDNSKDCKFGAQITANKPWQALKATEVLSKFTPHLRVIDLNCGCPIELVFRDGAGSALLDHHSKLEKITRGMNTVSQEIPITVKIRMGTKDNAPTAQKLVERLVLGGYESSVLNLGPPGAAAITLHGRSRQQRYTRRADWGYIADCAALIKRLGEKKDILTDTVREPDARHQPNGGKTYFLGNGDCYSHVDYDTHVNNAGVDTVMVARGALIKPWIFEEIQTGQHLDKSASERLGFIEKFAKYGLEAWGSDEHGVGTTRRFLLEWLSFAYRYTPIGLLEYLPPQINDRPPAFKGRNELETLMASGNYKDWIKITEMFLGPAHKDFKFEPKHKSNSYEAEG